A DNA window from Camelina sativa cultivar DH55 chromosome 17, Cs, whole genome shotgun sequence contains the following coding sequences:
- the LOC104757802 gene encoding protein NUCLEAR FUSION DEFECTIVE 4, with the protein MRPRIRDASDKLRPNRASFDQAKFHRKHLPPLRTMFGRWRKWTVLVAAIWIQASTGTNFDFSAYSSHLKSVLGVSQVRLNYLAVASDLGKAFGWSSGIALGYFPLSVVLFAAAAMGFVGYGVQWLVITNIITLPYSLVFLCCLLAGLSICWFNTACFILCIRHFPNNRALALSLTVSFNGISAALYSLAFNAINPSSSNLYLLLNSLVPLVVSFAALYPVLSKPSLDPSPDSESRRNDSHVFTILNVLAVMTSFHLLLSSSSTSSARLNLLGAIVLLVFPLCAPLIVYARDYFLPFINHRLTHESSGYVMLNIDEFKSQKASVSGYELMGTAKEGNIVRLGDEHSFRLLISRLEFWLYYIAYFCGGTIGLVYSNNLGQIAQSLGQNSTTLVTIYSSFSFFGRLLSAAPDFMHKRYRLTRTGWFAIALLPTPIAFFLLAVSSSQQTALQTATALIGLSSGFIFAAAVSITSDLFGPNSVGVNHNILITNIPIGSLLYGYIAASIYEANASPEITLIVSDSIVCLGRGCYFKTFMFWGFLSILGVVSSLLLYIRTKPVYHRLEQDQVSITSSSYKDLDPL; encoded by the exons ATGAGACCTCGAATCAGAGATGCCTCAGATAAACTCCGACCTAATCGAGCCTCCTTCGACCAAGCTAAGTTTCACCGGAAACACCTTCCGCCTCTCAGGACCATGTTCGGTCGATGGCGGAAATGGACTGTTCTCGTTGCAGCGATCTGGATCCAAGCTTCTACCGGAACCAACTTCGATTTCTCTGCTTACTCCTCCCATCTCAAATCGGTGCTCGGGGTTTCTCAGGTGAGGTTGAATTACCTCGCCGTGGCTTCCGATTTGGGGAAAGCGTTTGGATGGTCGTCAGGGATCGCTTTAGGTTATTTCCCTCTCTCCGTCGTTCTTTTTGCTGCGGCGGCTATGGGATTTGTTGGTTATGGTGTTCAGTGGCTTGTCATCACCAACATCATCACTTTGCCTTATTCTCTG GTGTTTCTCTGTTGCTTGTTGGCTGGATTAAGTATATGTTGGTTCAACACAGCTTGTTTCATCCTCTGCATTCGTCATTTCCCAAACAATCGTGCTCTTGCTTTATCTTTAACGGTAAGCTTCAATGGCATCAGTGCAGCTCTATACTCCCTTGCTTTCAATGCAATTAACCCATCGTCCTCCAACTTATACCTTCTGCTGAACTCTCTGGTTCCCCTTGTTGTTTCCTTTGCTGCCCTTTACCCTGTTCTTAGTAAACCATCTTTAGACCCTAGTCCTGACAGTGAATCTCGACGAAATGACTCCCATGTGTTTACCATTTTGAATGTCTTAGCCGTCATGACTAGTTTCCACCTTCTCCTATCCAGTTCCAGTACTTCGTCAGCTCGGTTGAATCTTCTCGGAGCTATTGTCCTTTTGGTTTTCCCCTTGTGTGCTCCTCTTATCGTTTATGCTCGGGATTACTTTCTTCCGTTCATTAACCATCGTTTAACCCATGAAAGCTCTGGCTATGTTATGCTCAACATAGATGAGTTCAAGAGCCAAAAAGCGTCTGTTTCCGGATATGAGCTTATGGGGACTGCTAAGGAAGGGAACATAGTGAGGCTAGGTGATGAACACTCGTTTCGATTGCTCATTAGTAGATTGGAGTTTTGGTTATACTACATTGCGTATTTCTGTGGTGGCACGATTGGTCTTGTTTATAGCAACAATTTGGGACAGATTGCTCAGTCTTTGGGTCAAAACTCCACAACCCTAGTCACAATCTACTCTTCATTCTCCTTCTTCGGTCGGTTGCTCTCTGCCGCGCCAGATTTTATGCACAA GAGGTATCGTTTGACAAGAACCGGCTGGTTTGCAATCGCACTCTTACCAACTCCAATCGCTTTCTTTTTACTGGCGGTATCATCCTCACAACAAACAGCATTGCAAACCGCAACAGCCTTAATCGGTCTGAGCTCAGGTTTCATATTCGCAGCTGCAGTCTCAATAACATCTGATCTCTTCGGACCCAATAGCGTAGGTGTTAACCACAACATTCTTATCACAAACATACCAATCGGCTCACTTTTATACGGTTACATCGCTGCCTCCATTTACGAAGCCAACGCAAGCCCCGAGATAACACTGATCGTGTCTGACTCAATTGTTTGCTTAGGAAGAGGCTGCTACTTCAAAACATTTATGTTTTGGGGTTTCTTGTCTATCCTCGGCGTCGTTTCAAGTCTGTTGCTGTACATAAGAACCAAACCGGTTTATCACCGGCTTGAACAAGACCAGGTTtcaataacatcatcatcatacaagGATCTTGATCCATTGTAA